ATAAATAAGGTTTAGCTCTTTGGAAAGATCCTCATTCAGATCTAGCAGGTGTTTACTGGTTGGTCTAGACTCTAAAGCTTTTTGGACACCACTTAGTCTAGCAGACAAGGTTTTCCTTTTGTGGAAAATGTTCCCTATGTTTTCTTTAACCCAGGAGGCCATTGTAATGGAGATGTTACTGAGTTTAGTGACATGTTCAGAGTGATCATTATCTAAAGAGTTGTCAACCATGATTTTAAAACCTGGTTCTGCATACCAGAGGGGCTCCAATTTGAAAGCTTTTTGACTCAAAACATTTTGACTAGTGATTTGATCAGTTGCTAGTTTAATTGGATTATGGTCAGAAGTTTCTCTTGGAAGTGTGTGAACAGTAGTATTTGGAAACAGATTCAACCAATGCATATTAGTCCAAGCCCTATCAAGTCTTTGGTAAATgggattttccttttgtttATTAAACCATGTAAACCTACTGCCTACACATCCAGCATCAACTAGACCGCACTTGTTCATTGCATCCACATAACTGTCAGCTTTGTATTGTTTTAATGGATTCCCACCCAGTTTCTCTGATTGACAAGTAATTTCATTAAAGTCTCCCATTACCACCCAAGGAATAGTCACATGCTTCGACATATCTATCAATTCATTCCAAGACTCTAATCTACATTTATATTTAGTGCTAGCATAAATTGCAGACAAGAAGAATTTAAAAGGGGGGTTAGTGTTTACCTCAACCACAGCATGAATAGCATGTAGGTCCTTCCCTATCATCTGGAGATTGATGAAGGTGGGGTCCCACATAACTACGATCCCACCAGAGATTCCATACGGTTCAGCAAGCACGTATTTCTCAAAGGGTGTCTTCCTCATGATTCTCTCTGTGTGTTTTGGGCTGGTTTTTGTTTCAGTGAGGATTAGGATTTGGGGGAGGTGCTCTTTATAAAGGTGGTTGATGTTAGCTTGGAAGCCACGGCGGGCAATTCCCCTACAGTTCCATGCTACTATGATCATTGGATCAGGGATTAGTTGAGTTCGAGAGAACTCCTTGTACTTCTTCTGAGTGAGGGGGTCGATTTTGTCGATGAACTCCTGGCTCCTCTTGCTCCATAACACCTTCTTCCTTACCACAAACTCCAACTCCATCTCGCAATCCCCTTCCTCTATTTCCTTCACTGGAAGGACCTTGATCTCCACTTGTGGGAGGTCCTCCGTCGTTGATATCACCATTAGGGCATTTGTCCCTTCTCCAAAGGTACCCCTCAGAATGTTTCGTGAAGTCAGTTGCCAAGTCTTCCTTACTTGGGGCAGGATTGGAATTGGGTCGCTGAGGAATTTCAACTCCGGTGGGAACACATCCCAACTGAAGGTTGACTCCTTGCTGGTCATCCACCATCGTACAAATTTCTCCAGTACAGGGGAAAGAGCTTTGAGAGTTTTCAGGTCTGGTAGGTGAAAGGGTATCATCATACCTCCTTTTTTtggcgacatttccatgtcgtTGTAGGGGGGGTCGAGCCATTGGGGCTCCATCATGAATTTGCGTATCGCCGCTGGGTTGACATCTATCCATTGCGAGTGGGTTTTGAGAGTGAATCTCATATTGTTGATGTGGAATTCTGGGTAGGTCGGGATTGGTGGTTCCTTGCAGACATTCTATTACTGGCATTCTATTTGGATTTCTTAACTAAagggattttaattttaatttaattactgGCATTCTATTTGGACCACTTAATAAGTTAATGTATTGACATCAAACATTGAGCAGGGTGATGATCTTGTCATTGCTAACCTTGGGGATTCAAGGGCTATCCTaggaacaaaatcaaaagatggaGTTATAGCTGTTCAATTAACCACTGATTTAAAGCCTGAAACGCCCGGTAAGTGGTAATTTAAGcattaatatgttttgattctTTGATTCCTTTTTTCACTCAATACATATTATGTATAGAATGAGTTGTAATGTAGGTGAAGGTGATAGAATAAGAAGTTCCAAGGGTAAGGTGTATGCAACAGAggatgaaccgagtattccgcGAGCGTGGTTGCCACGTGATTATGATACTTTCGGAATCACAGTCTCTCGCTGCTTTGGAGACTTTGTTATGAAAGAGTATGGCATAATCTCAACTCCAGTAATCACACATCACCGTATAACTTCGGACGACCTGTTTATCCTAGTTGCTAGTGATGCGTTATATGATGTGCTTAGCAATGAGGAAGTAGCTTCTGTTGTATGTGGGGTTGAGCATGAAGGGACAGCAGCAAAAGCAGTCATAGATGCGGCTGTTGAAGCATGGAAGAACAAGGTTCCGTATAATTATCGCGACGATTGCACTGTTGTCTGTTACTTCTTTCACAAGGAGGATCAGACACAAGTCACACGAGCATAGCATACCTGGCCAGATATTGAAACATGAGGTCTTTTAATCTTGATAACGTACAAAAGTTATGTCTTGCCATTTCACTTTATTACTCAAGTAGAGGACCTTAATTGAGTAATAAAGGAAGGGACTCCAAAGACCCCGATTTGGGCTTGAAAGGAAAGACCAATTTTTGTAAGATAGTGTTCTATTTGACTAATTTTTACTTTTGttttctgaatttatcttatcttaatttatttaaatttattaaaagcTACTGTAAAAACTTAATATATGTACTTGATTAGCTCTCACTTTCGTTTTTTTCCCCCTAAAATAAGGTTTTGTTCTCTTCACATATTCTAGTCTGATttatctagtttttttttttgtctagtTTGGTATGATTTGATGGTTTCCTCCATTTTCTaaacattaattttaaaatggatCTGGTCTACACTAAACTTATTGTGGACCATGCCTTAAAAAATTTAACAACTTGATTGTAATATATGTTGACGTTTAttacaatttttatgaaaaaagtATCAAATTGGTGTTGTTAGTACATGTTGTACTTGAATAATTTGATTTTACGTCGCAGATCTCTTTTTAAAAGGTAGGGTTACTTTGACTTTGAGTTCACACAAGAGTAGTCCTTGATTTAAAGGACACAACAAAACTGACCCTTAGACTTACTTGGTGAAAATCTTAAGATGAAATCATGTGGAAAAGGCCGGTCTTGCAAGCACCaaatgtataataaatttattgtaaatCGGTGTTATACACAATTTAAAACCTATCCTTGATAAGGGTATACAAGTgactaatgagccttaaattaATAGAATCCCAACAACATGGTCGATCA
This sequence is a window from Spinacia oleracea cultivar Varoflay chromosome 1, BTI_SOV_V1, whole genome shotgun sequence. Protein-coding genes within it:
- the LOC110789231 gene encoding probable protein phosphatase 2C 72 — encoded protein: MGICTSAPAEVIEGLGTVIYDQDGMKINHQIKSGLSIHSKRGRKAVNQDSAVLCQGYGSGNVVMCGVFDGHGRNGHLVSKIISRRLPLLLLDKKNAVSEVNENHYDSESLPTNYGSSMPNNELLEWEKAYMNAFMEMDEEIKMVKSVDSSFSGSTAVVALKLGDDLVIANLGDSRAILGTKSKDGVIAVQLTTDLKPETPGEGDRIRSSKGKVYATEDEPSIPRAWLPRDYDTFGITVSRCFGDFVMKEYGIISTPVITHHRITSDDLFILVASDALYDVLSNEEVASVVCGVEHEGTAAKAVIDAAVEAWKNKVPYNYRDDCTVVCYFFHKEDQTQVTRA